A segment of the Thermoplasmatales archaeon genome:
CCTCCCTCTCCGCAATCTCAGCAGCAACACGGAGCAAATCAAGCGCCCGCCTGGCGTCGCCATGCTCCTGCGCGGCCAGCGCCGAGCATAATGGAATTACATTTTCTTCGAGGGAATTTTCCTTAAGAGCTATTGTCGCTCTTTCTATTAGTATATCTGCGAGTTCATCCGCAGTATATGGAGGAAAAACAACATTTTCCTGCCCAAGAGAGGATTTTATCCTTGGGTCAAGAAATTCTGTGAATTTTAAATCATTTGATATACCAATTATTGACGCTCTTGCTTTTTTTAAATCATAATTTATGCGAGATAAGTTGTATAAAACTTCATCATCCTTTACTTTGTCCACTTCATCGAGCACTATTATTGTTACCCCTCCTGTTCTATCTATTGTTTCAACAAGCTTTGAATAAACCTCATCCGTTGGCCATCCAGTAAATGGGATCCGCTCCTCCCATTTCCTGATAAAATGGTTTGAAATATTTTGCAAAACTCTGTATTGTGTATCTACAATTTCACAATTTATATAAACAAAATTTGTTGCTATTTTTAGCTCTTCTCCTTTATTAACAAGTTGCTTCCCCATAAATTTTGCAACAGCGGTTTTTCCCGTTCCGGTTTTTCCATAAATAAAAACATTCGATGGATTTTCTCCTTTTAAAGCTGGGGCAAGTATTTTTGCAAGCTCCTCTATCTGTTTCTCTCTATGTGGCAAAATATCGGGAATATATGAATGAGATAAAACTTCCCTGTTCTTGAAAATGCTTTCTGAGCCGATTAAGTTATGGAATATGTCCTTCATTTTCTCCCCAAAAATCAACAATAAATACAATTTAATAAATAAATTTTTTGTGACAACTGCATTTTGGATTTATTGGCAATTCAAAAATATCGAAGAAATTTCTGTAACCATCGTAGTAAAAAATATTTTTTATGTAATTTTTCAAGGAATGAGTGATTTTCAATGCTTCCTGTACTTCAAAAGATGCTATTATACCTGCTGTATTTATATCTGATGCAATTTTTGGCTCAAAATATTTTATACCATCTCCAGTGCAACTGAATCTTTTTTTCAAAATTTCTTCATGTGTTGAATTTATATAGCATTCAAAACAGCTTGTTTCAGGAGGAAAAACAACCTGCACTTTTCCTATCTGCCCATCTATCGCTCCATCTATATAAGGAATCATGTAATTATAGCAGAATGAGTTTATGTGAAGGCGGGCTTCAATATTATCAACGCATCCAATAACTAAATCGTGAGATGGAATGAATTTATCGGGCATTTCCTCTATTTTTC
Coding sequences within it:
- a CDS encoding ORC1-type DNA replication protein, whose translation is MKDIFHNLIGSESIFKNREVLSHSYIPDILPHREKQIEELAKILAPALKGENPSNVFIYGKTGTGKTAVAKFMGKQLVNKGEELKIATNFVYINCEIVDTQYRVLQNISNHFIRKWEERIPFTGWPTDEVYSKLVETIDRTGGVTIIVLDEVDKVKDDEVLYNLSRINYDLKKARASIIGISNDLKFTEFLDPRIKSSLGQENVVFPPYTADELADILIERATIALKENSLEENVIPLCSALAAQEHGDARRALDLLRVAAEIAEREGEKRITERHVKIAENKIELDRVNEIVKTLPVQSKIVLMSAIIGTEFYDDLTTGDLYEIYKDLCRISGISALTQRRVADLISELDMLGIITARVISKGRYGRTREIEVFSPDKIKETIEKSGDLPDLKDYKPKLQSKLL
- a CDS encoding ThiF family adenylyltransferase, with product MEIKIGSIDEDKYSRLKLYEWFDIEKVRSKKILVVGAGALGNEVCKNLILSGYKNIDIVDADRIVISNLSRCIFFNEKDKGKFKAEVLAKKLGKIEKDANIKYFNRKIEEMPDKFIPSHDLVIGCVDNIEARLHINSFCYNYMIPYIDGAIDGQIGKVQVVFPPETSCFECYINSTHEEILKKRFSCTGDGIKYFEPKIASDINTAGIIASFEVQEALKITHSLKNYIKNIFYYDGYRNFFDIFELPINPKCSCHKKFIY